A region of the Bryobacteraceae bacterium genome:
ACCAGCGCCGCGCCATGCGCCGGCTGATGATCGTCGTGCCGGCGTCCATTCTGATCATTTTCGGGCTGCTGTTTTTCACCTTTGGGAGCGTCCGGCAGGCGTTGCTGATCCTGCTCAACGTGCCGTTCGCCTTTATCGGCGGCATCGCCGCGCTGTGGATGCGCGGGCTGAATCTCAACATCAGCGCCGCCATCGGCTTCATCGCCCTGTTTGGCGTGGCGGTGCTGAACGGCATCGTGCTCGTCAGCTCCATCAACCGCCTCCGCCAGCTTGGCATGCCGATGGAGCAGGCGCTGCTGACGGGCGCGGGCATCCGGCTGCGTCCGGTGCTGATGACGGCCCTGGTGGCCAGCCTCGGCTTCCTTCCCATGGCGCTGGCCACGACGACGGGCGCCGAAGTGCAGCGGCCGCTGGCCTCGGTGGTCATCGGCGGCCTGGCGAGCTCCACTTTCCTCACGCTTTTCCTGCTGCCGCTGATGTATCCGTGGTTTTCGCCGCGGCCCGCCGAGCTGCCCGAGCCCTACGACAGCGACCAGCTCGCCCAGGCCATCGAACACGAGATCGACTGAGGCGCAGCGTCAGAAGTCGATTGACTGAAGGATCTGACTCGGCTTCAGGCCGAAAGCGCGCGCGATGGCCAGCAGGCTTTCCATCGAAGGGAGATTTGCACCGCGTTCGATCGAGCTGATCTGGCTGACACTCAGCTTCGCCGCCGCCGCCAGATCCTTCAGCGACCAGTCCCGCTCGGCGCGCAGCACGCGGATCCGCTGACCGAGTTTTTCGCGCAGCCGGTCTTGCAGCGCGCGGCCAAACCCGTAGCGCTCCACCGCGTTGGCCAGCACCTGCCGGAGCTGGTTCAGCGTGAACGGCTTGGCGATGTAGTCGAAGACGTTCATCTTGAACGTGGCCCGCATGTCTTCGAGCGACGGGTAGCCGGTGACGATGATCACGCAGAGGCCGGGGAATCGCTGGAGCAGCCGCTCGAGCACCTCGTCGCCACGCGTGCGGCCCATCTTCATGTCGAGCAGCACGATGTCCGGCCGCCGCTCCTCGGCCGACTCAAGCAGTTCTTCCGCGCGCTCGAACACGCGCGCCGAATAGATCCCCTCGTCGCGCAGGAAGTCTTCGATGTACTGGAGGAAATCGCGGTCGTCGTCAAGCACCGCGACATCCACCAGTGCGGGTTGGTCTTGCGGTTCCGCCGTCATCGTTGCTGTCCCTCGCAGTGCGCCGGCAGAATCACTTCCAGCACGGCGCCTCCCTCTTCTCTGTTGTACGCGCGGATCTCGCCGCCGTGCTGATGGACGATGCCCTGGGCCACGGTCAGCCCGAGGCCTGTGCCCTCGGCGTCGAGCCGCGCCGTGACGAAGGCGTCGAAGACGCCCGGCAGGATCTCAGGCGGGATGCCCGGTCCGTTGTCCTCCACCCGGATCCGCCAGCCGGGGGCGCCGCCGAGCGTGGCCGGCTCCGCCACGGCCCGGATCAGGCCCTCTCCCGGCGGCACGGCCTGGAGCGCGTTGCGCAGCAGGTTTACGAACACCTGCACCAGCCGCCCCGGATTGCCGCAGACACGCGCCTGTTCCGGCACATCGAGCGTGAGGCTCACCTGGGGTGCCTTTTCGTCGATGGCCACCAGGTGCCAGGCCTCCTCGACGAGCGGCCGGAGCGGCGTCTCTTCCATGGACTCGCGCCGCAGCCGCGCGAAATCGAGCAGGGAATGGCTGATCCGCCGCAGCCGGTCGGTGACGCGCTTCATCCGCTCCAGCCGCGCGCGCGTCGCCTCGTCGCAGCTCTTTTCAAGCAGCTTCTCGATGGAGCCGTGCAACACCGCCAGCGGCGTATTCATCTCGTGGGCGACGCTGGCGCTGAGGATGCCGAGACTCACCAGCCGGTCCTGCGCCTCCAGGTTGCGCCGCGCGTTTTCGAGCTCGTCCTCCCGCCGGCGCAGCGCCCGCACCGTGTCGTTGTGGGAGCGCAGGATCAGGCCGATCTCATCGCCCGGGATGAACTGCTCGTCGATGATCTCCGCCCTGCGGTCTCCGCGGCGCGTGGCGGCGTCGGCGGCCAGCAGCAGCCGCAGCGGCTGATACACGTAGCGCGGCAGGATAATCAGTTCCAACAGGAGCACGGCCAGCACGTACAGCGTGCCCAGCGCGGCAAACAGGCCCATCTGCACGCCAGCCACAACGCTGTCATAAAACCGCACCGGCAGCGTCAGGCGATAGTAGCGCCGCGTGCCGGGGATCAGCTTATAAACATGTTCGCTGCCGGAGCGCCACACCCGCCCGGGATATTGTCGCATCCAGGCGGAGGCTTCCTCCGGCAGCCCGAACTCCTCCGCCGTACCCTGGCGCACATCATAGGGCCGCAGCGCGGCATCGTCTCCGTTCTCCGGCAGCAGCGCGCTGAAGGCGTTGAGAATCAGCGTCATTTCCCGCTCCTGTGCCTGCCGGAGCCGCCCCTCGACAACCGGGATGACCGTGAAATATACTGCACAGGCCAGGAGGAGGAAGAAGCTGTTGTGCAGGACCATCAGCTTCGGCCTGACCCTGAGGTCGCCGAACCTCCGGCTGATGCCCCGCAGCGGCCGCGCTTCCATCAGGCGCGCCGGCAGTACCGGCGCCGCTCCGATCGACTGCGACTCTTCGGACTCCGGAAGCATCTCATTCCTGTCGGACAAGAATATTTGCTCCTATTGCGGAAATAGTATGGCTGTGGTAGAAAAAAAGACAAGTCTCCCGGTCCACCCGGGGGCTGCGAACCTGCCAGGCCAGGTCAGAGGGGCTGAAGCTGGTTTCCATCTGAGAGACATCCAGGCATGAGCGCACCCTTTTCGCGAAGGTTCGACACGAATTTGCGCCTCGCCGCCGGAGCCGCCCTGCTGGTGCTCGGCGCCGTCGGCGCTGTGGCCGCCTATCTTTTCCACCCCCGGCAGCTCGACACCGGCTACATGCCGGTGCAGCCTGTGCCGTACAGTCACAAGCTCCATGCCGGCAACCTCGGCCTGGACTGCCTGTACTGCCACACAACCGTCACCGAGGCCAGCTTTGCGGCCGTGCCGATGACGGAAATCTGCATGAACTGCCATGCGCGGGTGAAGGAAAAGAGCCCCAAGCTTCAGGCGATCCGGGACAGTTACGCCACCGGCAAGCCCGTGCAGTGGGTGCAGGTGCACCGGCTGCCAGACTACGTTTATTTTAATCACCGCGCCCATGTGACAGCCGGCGTGAGCTGCGTAAGCTGCCACGGCCGCGTGGATCAGATGACTGAAGTAATGCAGGTGCAGCCGCTCTCCATGGCCTGGTGCCTCGACTGTCACCGCAACCCCGCGCCGCACATCCGGCCGCCGGAGCTGGTGACCAAACTCGACTGGCAGCCCGAGGGCGACCCGGCCGTGCTCGGAGCGAAGCTGATCCGCGAAAAGGGCATTCATCCGCCCGACAACTGCTCTGCCTGCCATCGTTGAGCCCCGCATGACGCCATGAACGAACTCATCCAACTGAAACTCTCCAGCCTGACCGGCAGGAAGTACTGGCGCAGCCTGAACCAGCTGGCCGACACGCCCGAGTTCCGCCAGTGGGTGGAGCGGGAGTTTCCGGAAGGCGCCTCCGAACTGCTCGACAGCGGAAGCCGCCGCACACTTCTCAAGCTGATGGCTGCGGGCTTCGGCCTGGCGGGCCTGACGGCGTGCCGCCGCCCGGTGGAAAAGATTCTGCCGCTTTCCCGGGGTGTGGAAGGCTACATTCCGGGCCGCCCGCTTCATTACGCCACCGCCGTACAGTGCTGCGGCATGGCCACGGGCCTGATCGTCGAATGCAACGACGGCCGCCCCACCAAGGTCGAGGGAAATCCGCGGCATCCGTTCTCGCTGGGCGCGACCAACGCCTTCCAGCAGGCGATGATCCTGGATCTGTACGATCCCGACCGCGCCCGCCAGGTGCAGAAGCAGGGCGTCAAGTCTTCGTGGCAGGAGTTCGAATCCTGGTGGCTGGAGACGTCGGCGAAGCTCGGCGACGGCAGCGGACTGCGGATCCTTTCCCCGCGCACGGCGTCGCCCTCGCTCGATGCGCTGAAGGCGGAGATCGCGAAGAAGTATCCGCAGTCGGCGTGGATCGAGTATGAGGCGGTTCACGGCGACCGGATTGTCGAAGGGCTCCGGCTCGCCTTTGGCCAGCCGCTGGTGCCGCAATACCGCTTTGATCAGGCGGACGTGGTCGTGGCGCTGGATTGCGACTTTCTTGGCATCGACACGCTCACCGCGCAGCCCATCAAGCAGTTCGCCTCGCGCCGCCGCCCCGAAGAGGGCCGGGAGCTGAACCGGCTCTACGTCGTTGAGCCGAACTTCACCCTTACCGGCGCTGCCGCCGATCACCGTCTGCGCGCCCGCGCCTCAGATATTGGCGCCATTGCGGCCGCGCTGGCCCGCGAGCTGAACATCAGCGGGGCGGAACTGAGGGTTCTGGACGCGGGCGGCGACCGGCAGAAGAAGTTCCTTTCGGCAATGGCAAAGGATCTGCTGGCGCACCGCGGCCGCTGTCTGGTGGTGGCCGGTCCGCGCCAGCCCGCGGAAGTGCACGCGCTGGTGGCGCTCATCAACGAGGTTCTGGGCAACACGGGCCAGACGGTTACCTACACCCGCCCGCCGTTCACGCCCTCCGACATGCTGGCCGATGTGCGCCGGCTGGCGGGCGAGCTCGGCGCGGGCCGCGTGAGCACGCTGGTGGTGCTGGGCGGCAATCCGGTGTTTTCCCTGCCGGCCGAGGCGAACTGGCCGGAGCTGTTCCGCAAGACGGCCGTGGTGGCGCTCACCGCGGACGAGAACGAAACCTGGAAAGCGGCCACGTGGCAGCTTCCCGAGGCGCACCCCTTCGAAGCCTGGGGCGATGCGCGCGCCCTCGACGGCACGGCCAGCATCCAGCAGCCGCTGATCCAGCCCCTCTTTGGCGGCCGCAGCGCGCTGGAGATCGCCGCGCTCATTGCCGGCCGCTCCGAGCGGCGCGGTTACGCGATCGTACGCGGATACTGGACGTCGCAGTGGGGCGCCGACGCGGAGAAGAGATGGCAGCAGGCTCTGTATGAGGGTGTCATCGAGGGGACGCGTTTCCCGGCCGTGGACGCCAAGGCGGATGCGGCGAAAGTCCTGTCTGCGATCTCCGCCGCGCTGAAGCCCGCGCCTGCTGGCATTGAAACGGTCTTCTATCCTTCCTGGCACACGCTGGACGGGCGTTTCGCCAACAACGCGTGGCTGCATGAGACGCCGGATCCGATGACGAAGCTCGTCTGGGACAACGCGGCGCTCCTGAGCCCGGCCACGGCGAAAAAGCTCGGCGTGAAGGACGGCGACGTGATCGAGCTCTCGGCGGGCGGGCGGCAGGTGCGCTGCCCGGCGATGGTCCTGCCGGGCCACGCCGACGATTCGATCTCGCTCCAGCTCGGCTTCGGGCGCGCCGCCTGCGGCCGCGTGGGCCGCGGCGTGGGACACCGCGTCGAGGGTCTGCGCACGGCGGCCAACTTCTGGTTCGGACCCGCGGAAGTCCGCCGCACCGGCGAGACGTACAGGCTGGTCACCACCCAGGAGCACCACACGCTGATCGAGCCCATCACGGGGCTGAAGCGTCACAACATCGTCGAAGAATACACGGTGGAGGCCTACCGCCACCGGGCCGGGCACGGCGGGCACGAAGAGCACCACCCCACGGACCTGTTCCCGCCGTTCGATTATTCGAAGGGCTACCAGTGGGGCATGGCCATCGACCTGAACGCCTGCATCGGCTGCAACGCCTGCATGGTGGCCTGCACCGCGGAGAACAACATTCCCGTGGTCGGCAAGGACCAGGTCTCGCGCGGCCGCGAAATGCACTGGATCCGGCTGGACCGTTACTTCAGCGGCGAGGAAGACGACCCGCAGGCGGTGGTGCAGCCGATGGCCTGCGTGCAGTGCGAAAAGGCCCCGTGCGAGAGCGTGTGTCCGGTGGCCGCCACGGCGCACAGTCCGGAAGGCATCAACGAGATGGCCTACAACCGCTGCGTGGGCACGCGCTACTGCCTGAACAACTGCCCCTACAAGGTGCGCCGCTTCAACTTCCTGAACTGGAACAAGGACGTTCCGGAGGTCCGGAAGATGGTCTTCAACCCGGACGTCACCGTGCGCATGCGCGGCGTGATGGAGAAGTGCAACTACTGCGTGCAGCGGATCGAAGAGAAGCGCTCGCAGGCCAAGGCCGAAGGGCGCCGCCCGATCCGCGACGGCGAGATCCTCACCGCCTGCCAGCAGGCCTGCCCCGCCGATGCCATCGTCTTTGGCAACATCAACGATCCGCAAAGCCGCGTTTCCCGGCTGAAGCAGTCCGCCCGCGACTATGCGGCGCTCGAAGAACTGAACACCCGGCCGCGCACGACGTATCTGGCCCGGCTGCGCAATCCCAACCCGGAGCTCGTCTGACCCATGGCTGACATTGCAATCGATCCGCGGATGGAACTCAACCCGCCCCTGGTGCAGGGCGGCATGAAGTATGCGGACGTCACCGACAAGATCAGCTCGATTGTCGAGGGCAAGCCGCCGAAGCAGTGGTACATCGCCATGGGCGTGGCCGTGCCGCTGCTGCTGCTGCTGCTCGTCTGCCTCACCTATCTGGTGTCGACGGGCATCGGCGTCTGGGGCAACAACTCGCCGGTCGGCTGGGGCTGGGACATTACGAACTTCGTCTGGTGGATCGGCATTGGCCACGCGGGCACACTGATTTCGGCCATTCTGTTCCTCTTCCGGCAGAAGTGGCGGACGTCGATCAACCGCGCCGCCGAGGCGATGACGCTGTTCGCCGTCGCCTGCGCCGCCATCTATCCGCTGTTCCATACCGGCCGCCCGTGGCGCGCCGCCTACTGGCTGTTCCCGCTGCCCAACGAGTACCTGCACATGTGGCAGAACTTCCGCAGCCCGCTGATGTGGGACGTCTTTGCGGTGTCGACCTACGGCACGGTGAGCGCGCTGTTCTGGTTTGTCGGCCTGATTCCGGATCTGGCCACGCTGCGCGACCGCGCCGCCACGCCGCTGCGGAAGAGGATTTACGGGCTGCTGAGCCTCGGCTGGCGCGGCTCGGCCACGCAGTGGCGCCACTATGAGCTGGCCTATCTGCTGCTGGCGGGCCTGTCGACGCCGCTGGTGCTTTCGGTGCACTCCATCGTTTCGTTCGACTTCGCCACCTCGCTGCTGCCCGGCTGGCATACGACGATCTTTCCGCCGTACTTTGTCGCCGGCGCCGTCTTCAGCGGCTTCGCCATGGTGGTGACGCTGATGACGCTGGCCCGCTGGGTGTACGGGCTCGAGAACCTGATCACGATGAAGCACCTTGAAAACATGTGCAAGGTGATGCTGGCCACGGGCATGATCGTCGGCTTCGCCTATGGGACGGAGTTCTTCATCGCCTGGTACAGCGCCAACCAGTATGAGCGGTTCATCTTTCTGAACCGCGCCTTCGGCCCCTATGCCTGGGCCTACTGGTCGATGATCACCTGCAATGTCATCGCGCCGCAGTTTTTCTGGTTCAAGCGGTTCCGCACGTCGATTCCGGCGATGTTCATCCTGTCGATCTTCATCAACATCGGCATGTGGTTCGAGCGCTTCGTGATCATCGCCACATCGCTGCATCGTGATTTTCTGCCCTCGAGCTGGGGCTATTTCCGGCCCACCTGGGTCGACATCGGCACCTATGCCGGAACCTTTGGCCTGTTCCTGACGCTGTTCCTGCTGTTTCTCCGCTTCCTGCCCTCGATTGCCGTGAGCGA
Encoded here:
- a CDS encoding cytochrome c — encoded protein: MSAPFSRRFDTNLRLAAGAALLVLGAVGAVAAYLFHPRQLDTGYMPVQPVPYSHKLHAGNLGLDCLYCHTTVTEASFAAVPMTEICMNCHARVKEKSPKLQAIRDSYATGKPVQWVQVHRLPDYVYFNHRAHVTAGVSCVSCHGRVDQMTEVMQVQPLSMAWCLDCHRNPAPHIRPPELVTKLDWQPEGDPAVLGAKLIREKGIHPPDNCSACHR
- a CDS encoding molybdopterin oxidoreductase, with the protein product MNELIQLKLSSLTGRKYWRSLNQLADTPEFRQWVEREFPEGASELLDSGSRRTLLKLMAAGFGLAGLTACRRPVEKILPLSRGVEGYIPGRPLHYATAVQCCGMATGLIVECNDGRPTKVEGNPRHPFSLGATNAFQQAMILDLYDPDRARQVQKQGVKSSWQEFESWWLETSAKLGDGSGLRILSPRTASPSLDALKAEIAKKYPQSAWIEYEAVHGDRIVEGLRLAFGQPLVPQYRFDQADVVVALDCDFLGIDTLTAQPIKQFASRRRPEEGRELNRLYVVEPNFTLTGAAADHRLRARASDIGAIAAALARELNISGAELRVLDAGGDRQKKFLSAMAKDLLAHRGRCLVVAGPRQPAEVHALVALINEVLGNTGQTVTYTRPPFTPSDMLADVRRLAGELGAGRVSTLVVLGGNPVFSLPAEANWPELFRKTAVVALTADENETWKAATWQLPEAHPFEAWGDARALDGTASIQQPLIQPLFGGRSALEIAALIAGRSERRGYAIVRGYWTSQWGADAEKRWQQALYEGVIEGTRFPAVDAKADAAKVLSAISAALKPAPAGIETVFYPSWHTLDGRFANNAWLHETPDPMTKLVWDNAALLSPATAKKLGVKDGDVIELSAGGRQVRCPAMVLPGHADDSISLQLGFGRAACGRVGRGVGHRVEGLRTAANFWFGPAEVRRTGETYRLVTTQEHHTLIEPITGLKRHNIVEEYTVEAYRHRAGHGGHEEHHPTDLFPPFDYSKGYQWGMAIDLNACIGCNACMVACTAENNIPVVGKDQVSRGREMHWIRLDRYFSGEEDDPQAVVQPMACVQCEKAPCESVCPVAATAHSPEGINEMAYNRCVGTRYCLNNCPYKVRRFNFLNWNKDVPEVRKMVFNPDVTVRMRGVMEKCNYCVQRIEEKRSQAKAEGRRPIRDGEILTACQQACPADAIVFGNINDPQSRVSRLKQSARDYAALEELNTRPRTTYLARLRNPNPELV
- a CDS encoding polysulfide reductase chain C produces the protein MADIAIDPRMELNPPLVQGGMKYADVTDKISSIVEGKPPKQWYIAMGVAVPLLLLLLVCLTYLVSTGIGVWGNNSPVGWGWDITNFVWWIGIGHAGTLISAILFLFRQKWRTSINRAAEAMTLFAVACAAIYPLFHTGRPWRAAYWLFPLPNEYLHMWQNFRSPLMWDVFAVSTYGTVSALFWFVGLIPDLATLRDRAATPLRKRIYGLLSLGWRGSATQWRHYELAYLLLAGLSTPLVLSVHSIVSFDFATSLLPGWHTTIFPPYFVAGAVFSGFAMVVTLMTLARWVYGLENLITMKHLENMCKVMLATGMIVGFAYGTEFFIAWYSANQYERFIFLNRAFGPYAWAYWSMITCNVIAPQFFWFKRFRTSIPAMFILSIFINIGMWFERFVIIATSLHRDFLPSSWGYFRPTWVDIGTYAGTFGLFLTLFLLFLRFLPSIAVSEVKGVLHQQVSAAHGGSH